In Caballeronia sp. Lep1P3, a single genomic region encodes these proteins:
- the tkt gene encoding transketolase, which yields MNAVADALPRTFRSPDTRQMANALRMLAVDAVQRANSGHPGMPMGMAEIAVALWTRHLKHNPADPDWPDRDRFVLSNGHGSMLLYALLHLTGYDLAMDELRRFRQFGSRTPGHPEAGLTPGVETTTGPLGQGFANAVGMALAETLLAREFNRPGHEIVDHRTYAFVGDGCLMEGVSHEAASLAGTLRLNKLIVLYDDNGISIDGHVQGWFTDDTPQRFTSYGWNVIAPVDGQDVESIDEAIERARRSDRPTLICCKTTIGHGSPSMAGTHDVHGAPLGASEVQATRRSLDWPHAPFDIPAHIRELWNARDQGQTAQKDWMRRMDAYRRAYPAQAAEFERRTRGALPANWRDAAHALLRETNRARQSVATRKASQLAIEALARVLPELLGGSADLTGSNLTRWKDAVDVSASSGKANYIHYGVREFGMSAMMNGIALHRGYLPFGGTFLTFSDYARNALRMAALMKTRTVFVFTHDSIGLGEDGPTHQPIEHAASLRMIPGLDVWRPCDAVETAQAWISAIDRDRPSCLLLSRQSVPFVERDEAQIDGIERGGYVLVDWPGACERDARRVVLIATGSEVALAMQAAERLTREGILARVVSMPSSTVFDRQCHAWRERVLPEGVPRVAIEAGVTSFWRQYVGLKGGVVGIDRFGESAPAEDLYAHFGVTQEALVEEARRVVRIHHNS from the coding sequence ATGAATGCCGTTGCCGATGCTTTGCCGAGGACATTTCGATCGCCCGATACGCGGCAGATGGCCAACGCGTTGCGCATGCTCGCAGTGGATGCGGTGCAGCGCGCGAACTCGGGTCATCCCGGCATGCCGATGGGCATGGCCGAAATCGCGGTCGCGCTGTGGACGCGGCATCTCAAGCACAATCCCGCCGATCCAGACTGGCCGGACCGCGATCGCTTCGTGCTGTCGAACGGACATGGCTCGATGCTGCTGTATGCGCTTCTGCATCTCACGGGCTATGACTTGGCGATGGACGAGCTTCGGCGCTTCCGTCAGTTCGGAAGCAGGACGCCGGGACATCCGGAAGCGGGCTTGACGCCCGGCGTCGAAACCACGACCGGACCGCTTGGACAAGGCTTCGCGAACGCGGTGGGCATGGCGCTCGCGGAAACGCTGCTCGCGCGGGAGTTCAATCGGCCGGGGCATGAGATCGTCGATCATCGGACGTATGCGTTCGTCGGCGATGGCTGTCTGATGGAGGGCGTGTCGCACGAGGCGGCGTCGCTCGCGGGAACGCTGCGGCTCAACAAGCTCATCGTGCTGTATGACGATAACGGCATCTCCATCGATGGTCATGTGCAAGGCTGGTTCACCGACGACACGCCTCAACGCTTCACATCATATGGATGGAACGTGATCGCGCCGGTAGATGGTCAGGATGTCGAATCAATAGACGAAGCGATCGAGCGTGCGCGTAGGTCGGATCGTCCGACGCTCATCTGTTGCAAGACGACCATCGGCCACGGCTCGCCTTCGATGGCCGGCACGCATGACGTCCACGGCGCGCCGCTCGGCGCGAGCGAAGTGCAGGCAACGCGTCGCTCGCTCGACTGGCCGCATGCGCCGTTCGATATTCCCGCGCACATTCGTGAACTTTGGAACGCGCGAGACCAGGGCCAGACCGCGCAGAAAGACTGGATGCGCCGCATGGACGCGTATCGGCGAGCGTATCCCGCGCAGGCGGCTGAGTTCGAGCGACGCACGCGCGGTGCGCTGCCCGCGAACTGGCGCGATGCGGCACATGCGCTCCTGCGCGAAACGAATCGCGCGCGGCAAAGCGTTGCGACGCGCAAGGCATCGCAACTCGCCATAGAAGCGCTTGCACGCGTCTTGCCCGAACTGCTCGGCGGATCGGCGGATCTAACGGGATCGAATCTCACGCGCTGGAAAGACGCGGTGGACGTGAGTGCATCGTCGGGTAAAGCGAACTACATTCACTACGGCGTACGCGAGTTCGGCATGAGCGCGATGATGAACGGCATCGCGCTGCATCGCGGCTATCTGCCGTTTGGCGGCACGTTCCTCACATTTTCCGACTATGCGCGCAATGCGTTGCGCATGGCCGCGCTGATGAAGACGCGCACGGTATTCGTCTTCACGCACGATTCCATCGGCCTCGGCGAAGACGGTCCGACGCATCAGCCCATCGAGCATGCGGCGAGCTTGCGCATGATCCCCGGCCTCGACGTCTGGCGTCCGTGCGATGCCGTCGAAACCGCGCAGGCGTGGATCAGCGCAATCGACCGCGACCGGCCCTCGTGCCTGCTTCTGTCGCGCCAGAGCGTGCCGTTTGTCGAGCGCGACGAGGCGCAGATAGACGGCATCGAGCGCGGCGGGTACGTGCTCGTGGATTGGCCGGGAGCATGTGAGCGCGATGCGCGGCGTGTCGTGTTGATCGCGACCGGATCGGAGGTCGCGCTCGCGATGCAGGCGGCCGAACGGCTCACGCGCGAAGGCATTCTTGCGCGCGTCGTGTCGATGCCGTCCTCCACCGTGTTCGACCGTCAATGCCACGCGTGGCGCGAGCGCGTCTTGCCGGAAGGCGTGCCGCGCGTGGCGATAGAGGCGGGCGTCACATCGTTCTGGCGGCAGTACGTCGGATTGAAGGGCGGCGTTGTCGGCATCGACCGGTTCGGCGAATCGGCGCCCGCTGAAGATCTGTACGCGCACTTCGGCGTGACGCAAGAGGCGCTCGTGGAAGAGGCGCGGCGCGTGGTTCGAATTCACCATAATAGTTAG
- a CDS encoding phosphoribulokinase: protein MSIKHPIIAVTGSSGAGTTTVMKSFTHIFRRERINAQIVEGDAFHRYDRLGMREAMKQSERDGQHNFSHFGPEANLLEELAQLFATYGESGRGQFRRYVHDETEAAHYRQDAGTFTPWEDIAPDTDMIFYEGLHGGAVTEKVDIARHADLLVGVVPIINLEWIQKLHRDQTMRGYSHEAVVDTILRRMPDYVNYICPQFSRTHVNFQRVPTVDTSNPFTAREIPQPDESFVVIRFAKPRGIDFPYLLTMLHDSFMSRPNVIVVPGGKMGLAMQLIFTPMILQLRDRRARA from the coding sequence ATGTCCATCAAGCATCCGATCATCGCCGTGACCGGTTCGAGCGGCGCGGGTACGACCACCGTCATGAAGAGCTTCACGCACATCTTCAGGCGCGAGCGCATCAACGCGCAGATCGTCGAAGGCGACGCATTTCATCGCTATGACCGGCTCGGCATGCGCGAAGCGATGAAGCAAAGCGAGCGCGACGGTCAGCACAATTTCAGCCACTTCGGCCCTGAAGCGAACCTGCTCGAAGAGCTCGCGCAGCTCTTTGCGACCTATGGCGAAAGCGGACGCGGCCAGTTTCGCCGCTACGTTCACGATGAGACGGAGGCCGCGCATTACAGGCAGGACGCGGGCACGTTCACGCCGTGGGAGGATATCGCGCCGGATACCGACATGATCTTCTACGAAGGCCTTCACGGTGGCGCCGTCACGGAGAAGGTGGATATCGCGCGTCATGCGGACTTGCTCGTCGGCGTGGTGCCGATCATCAATCTCGAATGGATTCAGAAGCTGCACCGCGATCAGACGATGCGCGGCTATTCGCATGAAGCGGTGGTGGATACGATTCTGCGCCGCATGCCCGATTACGTGAACTACATCTGCCCGCAGTTCTCTCGCACGCATGTGAACTTCCAGCGCGTGCCGACCGTGGATACATCGAACCCGTTCACTGCGCGCGAGATTCCTCAGCCCGACGAGAGCTTCGTCGTGATTCGTTTCGCGAAGCCGAGAGGTATCGACTTTCCGTATCTGCTGACGATGCTGCACGACTCGTTCATGTCGCGCCCGAACGTGATCGTGGTTCCCGGCGGAAAGATGGGTCTTGCGATGCAGCTCATCTTCACGCCGATGATCCTTCAACTACGCGACCGCCGCGCGCGCGCCTGA
- a CDS encoding class 1 fructose-bisphosphatase has translation MQDGRTTLSKFLIDTLDRKPGPHAASGLSALLVDVAASVKTIAAALTRGALGGQHGSAHSVNTHGEEQKKPDLVANEIFLQHCEWDGLLAGMVSEEMEGVYAVPEPYPRGDYLLAFDPLDGSSNIDINGVVGSIFSVLKRSGARQDAPDEGEFLRRGCEQVAAGYAIYGPSTMLVLTVGNGAHGFTLERDVGNFVLTHSDIRIPEDSCEFAINVSNERFWEPPVRRYVQECKDGRTGCRAQDFNMRWIASMVAEVHRILMRGGVFMYPRDFRTPSMEGRLRMLYEASPMSFVVEQAGGLSITGRERILDVMPRALHQRVPVILGSCNEVARIQRYHGEYDRGEDKPFTSPLFNERSLFLPETSA, from the coding sequence ATGCAGGACGGACGCACGACGTTGTCGAAGTTCCTGATCGATACGCTCGATCGCAAGCCCGGCCCGCATGCGGCAAGCGGCTTGTCGGCCTTGCTCGTCGATGTCGCGGCATCGGTGAAGACGATCGCGGCGGCGCTCACGCGCGGCGCACTCGGCGGTCAGCACGGCTCGGCGCACAGCGTCAATACGCATGGCGAAGAGCAGAAGAAGCCCGACCTCGTGGCGAACGAAATCTTCCTGCAACACTGCGAATGGGACGGCCTGCTGGCGGGCATGGTGTCGGAAGAAATGGAAGGAGTTTATGCCGTCCCCGAGCCTTATCCACGCGGCGATTATCTGCTTGCCTTCGACCCGCTCGATGGATCATCGAACATCGATATCAATGGCGTCGTCGGCTCGATTTTCTCGGTGCTCAAAAGAAGTGGCGCCCGGCAGGATGCGCCGGACGAAGGCGAATTCCTTCGCCGCGGATGCGAACAGGTCGCGGCGGGCTACGCCATCTACGGTCCTTCGACAATGCTCGTGCTGACCGTCGGCAATGGCGCGCATGGCTTTACGCTCGAACGCGATGTCGGCAACTTCGTACTGACGCATTCGGATATCCGCATCCCCGAAGACTCGTGCGAATTCGCAATCAATGTATCCAACGAACGCTTCTGGGAACCGCCCGTGCGCCGCTACGTTCAGGAATGCAAGGACGGCCGCACAGGATGCCGCGCGCAGGACTTCAACATGCGATGGATCGCGTCGATGGTCGCGGAAGTGCATCGCATCCTCATGCGCGGCGGCGTGTTCATGTATCCGCGCGACTTCAGGACGCCATCGATGGAAGGCCGGCTGCGAATGCTCTACGAAGCGAGTCCGATGAGTTTCGTCGTCGAACAGGCGGGCGGGCTTTCGATCACCGGACGCGAGCGCATTCTCGATGTGATGCCGCGCGCGCTGCATCAGCGCGTGCCGGTGATACTCGGCTCGTGCAACGAAGTCGCGCGCATCCAGCGGTATCACGGCGAATACGACCGCGGCGAGGACAAGCCTTTCACGTCGCCGCTCTTCAACGAACGCTCGCTCTTTCTACCCGAGACGTCCGCATGA
- the cbbX gene encoding CbbX protein yields MTEEATIEEAADLMALYRESRIGEVLAELDRDLIGLAPVKTRIREIAAHLLVERARETLGMASGAPTLHMCFSGNPGTGKTTVALRMAQVLNRLGYIRRNQLVSVTRDDLVGQYIGHTAPKTREVLKRAMGGVLFIDEAYYLYRPENERDYGQEAIEILLQTMENQRDDLVVILAGYESRMETFFRSNPGFRSRIAHHIVFPDYAPHELLKIAEHMLADMHYRFDDDARRAFEEYLERRIHQPNFANARSVRNALDRARLRQANRLFAAAERGSGPADINALMLLDQCDIRASRVFTESPS; encoded by the coding sequence ATGACCGAAGAAGCCACGATCGAAGAAGCCGCTGACCTGATGGCGCTTTATCGCGAATCGCGCATCGGCGAAGTGCTTGCCGAACTGGACCGCGATCTCATAGGCCTCGCGCCAGTCAAGACGCGCATCCGCGAAATCGCCGCGCATCTGCTGGTGGAACGCGCGCGCGAAACGCTCGGCATGGCGAGCGGCGCACCGACCTTGCACATGTGTTTCTCGGGCAATCCCGGCACGGGCAAGACGACGGTCGCGCTGCGCATGGCGCAAGTGCTGAACCGGCTCGGCTACATTCGGCGCAATCAACTCGTGTCCGTCACGCGCGACGATCTGGTCGGCCAGTACATCGGCCATACCGCGCCGAAGACGCGCGAAGTGCTCAAGCGCGCGATGGGCGGCGTGCTTTTCATCGACGAAGCGTACTACCTGTATCGCCCGGAGAACGAGCGCGACTATGGGCAAGAGGCCATCGAAATTCTGCTTCAGACGATGGAGAACCAGCGCGACGATCTCGTTGTGATTCTTGCGGGTTACGAGTCGCGCATGGAGACGTTCTTTCGCAGCAATCCGGGCTTTCGTTCGCGCATTGCACATCACATCGTCTTTCCGGATTACGCGCCGCACGAGTTGCTGAAGATTGCCGAACACATGCTCGCGGACATGCACTATCGCTTCGACGACGATGCGCGCCGCGCGTTCGAAGAGTATCTCGAGCGGCGCATCCATCAGCCGAACTTCGCCAATGCTCGCTCGGTGCGCAATGCGCTGGACCGCGCGCGTCTTCGTCAGGCGAACCGGCTTTTTGCGGCAGCCGAACGCGGCAGCGGCCCCGCCGACATCAACGCACTGATGCTGCTCGATCAATGCGACATACGCGCAAGCCGCGTGTTCACCGAATCGCCATCGTGA
- a CDS encoding ribulose bisphosphate carboxylase small subunit, with the protein MHITQGTFSFLPPLSDEEIRAQIDYALNQGWACSVEFTDDPHPRNTYWDMWGLPMFDLHDAAGVMMEVNACRKTYPRLYIKVNAFDSVRGFETMRLSFIVNRPPDEQGFRLQRHDEKSRVQRYGIRTYATDRPAGERY; encoded by the coding sequence ATGCACATCACACAGGGAACGTTCTCTTTTCTTCCGCCTTTGAGCGATGAGGAAATCCGCGCGCAGATCGACTACGCGCTGAATCAGGGATGGGCCTGCTCGGTCGAATTCACCGACGACCCGCATCCGCGCAACACGTACTGGGACATGTGGGGCCTTCCGATGTTCGACCTGCACGATGCGGCCGGCGTCATGATGGAAGTGAACGCTTGCCGAAAGACCTATCCGCGCCTTTACATCAAGGTGAATGCGTTCGATTCGGTGCGCGGCTTCGAGACGATGCGGCTCTCGTTCATCGTCAACCGGCCGCCCGACGAACAAGGCTTCCGCTTGCAGCGTCACGATGAAAAGAGCCGCGTGCAACGCTATGGCATTCGTACCTATGCCACCGATCGTCCGGCGGGCGAGCGGTATTAA
- a CDS encoding form I ribulose bisphosphate carboxylase large subunit: MNDFSKAAVEAARDSSGSSAPRSRYAAGVMKYREMGYWQPDYAPKETDIIALFRITPQPGVEPEEAAAAVAGESSTATWTVVWTDRLTACDMYRAKAYRVEPVPNARADEPQYFAYIAYELDLFEEGSVANLTASIIGNVFGFKPLKALRLEDMRIPVAYLKTFQGPPTGIVVERERLDKYGRPLLGATVKPKLGLSGKNYGRVVYEGLKGGLDFLKDDENINSQAFMHWRDRYLFSMEAVNRAQAETGEMKGHYLNVTAGTMEDMYERAEFAKELGSCIVMIDLVIGWTAIQSMSRWARRNDMILHLHRAGHGTYTRQRNHGISFRVIAKWLRMAGVDHAHAGTAVGKLEGDPLAVQGYYNVCREARNPVDLVRGIFFDQPWAGLRKVMPVASGGIHAGQMHQLLDLFGDDAILQFGGGTIGHPQGIQAGATANRVALEAMVKARNEGRDIANEGPDILEAAARGCTPLKLALDTWRDVTFNYASTDTPDFAVTPSVA, encoded by the coding sequence ATGAACGACTTCAGCAAGGCCGCGGTGGAAGCGGCACGCGATTCATCCGGTTCGTCCGCTCCGCGTTCGCGCTATGCGGCGGGCGTGATGAAGTATCGGGAGATGGGTTACTGGCAGCCCGACTACGCGCCCAAGGAAACGGACATCATCGCGCTCTTTCGCATCACCCCGCAGCCGGGCGTCGAGCCGGAAGAAGCGGCGGCTGCGGTGGCTGGGGAATCGTCCACTGCGACGTGGACCGTCGTATGGACCGACAGACTGACCGCGTGCGACATGTATCGCGCGAAGGCGTATCGCGTGGAACCTGTGCCGAATGCGCGCGCCGACGAGCCGCAATACTTCGCGTATATCGCGTATGAACTCGATCTATTCGAGGAAGGGTCGGTTGCGAATCTCACGGCATCCATCATCGGCAACGTATTCGGCTTCAAGCCGCTCAAGGCGCTGCGTCTGGAGGACATGCGCATTCCCGTTGCGTACCTCAAGACCTTTCAGGGACCGCCTACGGGCATCGTCGTCGAGCGCGAACGGCTCGATAAGTATGGCCGTCCGCTGCTCGGCGCAACGGTGAAGCCGAAGCTCGGGTTGTCGGGCAAGAACTATGGCCGCGTTGTCTATGAAGGTCTCAAGGGCGGCCTCGATTTCCTCAAGGACGACGAGAACATCAATTCACAGGCATTCATGCATTGGCGCGATCGCTATCTCTTTTCGATGGAAGCGGTGAACCGCGCGCAGGCCGAGACCGGTGAAATGAAGGGCCACTATCTGAACGTGACGGCGGGCACGATGGAAGACATGTACGAGCGCGCCGAATTCGCGAAGGAACTCGGCTCGTGCATCGTGATGATCGACCTCGTGATCGGCTGGACCGCGATTCAATCCATGTCCCGCTGGGCGCGCAGGAACGACATGATCCTGCATCTGCATCGCGCGGGGCATGGCACCTATACGCGGCAGCGCAATCACGGCATCTCGTTTCGCGTGATTGCGAAGTGGCTGCGCATGGCGGGCGTCGATCACGCGCATGCGGGAACGGCGGTCGGCAAGCTGGAAGGCGATCCGCTTGCCGTGCAGGGCTATTACAACGTGTGCCGCGAAGCGCGCAATCCGGTCGACCTCGTGCGCGGCATCTTCTTCGATCAACCGTGGGCGGGCTTGCGCAAAGTGATGCCTGTGGCGTCCGGCGGCATTCACGCGGGGCAGATGCATCAGTTGCTCGACCTCTTCGGCGACGATGCGATTCTGCAATTCGGCGGCGGAACGATCGGGCATCCGCAAGGGATACAGGCCGGCGCAACCGCCAATCGCGTCGCGCTCGAAGCGATGGTGAAAGCGCGCAACGAAGGGCGCGACATCGCGAACGAAGGGCCGGACATTCTCGAAGCCGCCGCGCGCGGGTGCACGCCGCTCAAGCTCGCGCTCGATACGTGGCGCGATGTCACCTTCAACTACGCATCCACCGATACACCCGATTTCGCGGTCACGCCATCCGTGGCTTGA
- the pqqA gene encoding pyrroloquinoline quinone precursor peptide PqqA, translated as MQWTTPSFTDMRFGFEITMYIATR; from the coding sequence ATGCAATGGACCACGCCGAGCTTCACCGACATGCGTTTCGGCTTTGAAATCACGATGTATATCGCCACGCGCTGA
- a CDS encoding DUF447 domain-containing protein → MIYETIVTTADRDGTPHIAPMGVRFEEGFAILAPFRPSATLDNVIATKSAVINFTTDVRVFAGCVTGIERDWPTRAASVVAGVRLADTLAHTELRLDELFDDETRPVLRMACVHRETHAPFGGFNRAQAAVVEGAILVSRLFMLPPEKVDSEIDYLRIAIEKTAGDAERIAWSWLLQAIERHRMTHLSDPGISR, encoded by the coding sequence ATGATCTACGAGACCATCGTCACCACCGCGGATCGCGACGGCACGCCGCATATCGCGCCAATGGGCGTGCGCTTCGAGGAAGGGTTTGCGATCCTCGCGCCGTTTCGCCCGTCGGCGACGCTCGATAACGTGATCGCGACGAAGAGCGCCGTCATCAACTTCACGACGGACGTGCGCGTTTTCGCGGGCTGCGTGACGGGCATCGAGCGTGACTGGCCGACGCGCGCCGCGAGCGTCGTGGCAGGCGTGCGGCTCGCGGACACGCTCGCGCATACGGAGCTGCGTCTCGACGAACTCTTCGACGACGAGACGCGTCCCGTATTGCGCATGGCGTGCGTGCATCGCGAAACGCATGCGCCGTTTGGCGGCTTCAACCGCGCGCAAGCGGCAGTCGTCGAAGGCGCGATTCTCGTGAGCCGTCTTTTCATGTTGCCGCCGGAAAAGGTGGATAGCGAGATCGACTACTTGCGCATTGCCATCGAGAAGACGGCGGGCGATGCGGAGCGCATCGCATGGAGCTGGTTGTTGCAGGCAATCGAACGGCACCGCATGACCCATCTCTCCGATCCTGGAATCTCCCGATGA
- a CDS encoding (5-formylfuran-3-yl)methyl phosphate synthase, whose protein sequence is MTALLASVRSADEAFDAAKAGAELIDLKEPHAGALGGVAFDDIARIVRALRAQYAIRPISATIGDLPNDALDDITHRVLQVASSGVDYVKVGVAPGPAAAACLRHLASLPATVVPVLLSDDGVDREVAALAAQLGFVGIVFDTAAKNGRTLFDCVDVATLAACIGQARSRGAMTALAGSLGWSDLERIRALAPDIAGFRGALCDERDGRTGRLDPLRVQKWARALHGGREIDGDTAHA, encoded by the coding sequence ATGACCGCATTGCTCGCGAGCGTCCGCTCAGCCGACGAAGCATTCGATGCCGCGAAAGCCGGCGCCGAACTGATCGACCTCAAGGAACCGCACGCGGGCGCGTTAGGCGGCGTGGCTTTCGACGATATCGCGCGGATCGTGCGCGCGTTGCGCGCGCAGTATGCGATACGGCCGATCAGCGCGACCATCGGCGACCTGCCCAACGATGCGCTCGACGACATAACGCATCGCGTGCTGCAAGTCGCATCGAGCGGCGTCGATTACGTGAAAGTGGGCGTCGCGCCCGGACCGGCGGCCGCCGCATGCCTGCGTCATCTTGCGAGCCTGCCCGCGACGGTCGTGCCCGTGCTGTTATCGGACGATGGCGTCGATCGCGAGGTGGCCGCGCTCGCCGCGCAATTGGGCTTCGTCGGCATCGTGTTCGATACGGCGGCGAAGAACGGCCGCACGCTGTTCGATTGCGTCGATGTCGCGACGCTTGCGGCATGCATCGGACAAGCGCGTTCGCGCGGCGCGATGACGGCGCTCGCAGGCTCGCTCGGCTGGTCCGATCTCGAACGCATCCGCGCGCTCGCGCCCGATATCGCGGGCTTCAGAGGCGCGCTATGCGACGAACGCGATGGACGCACGGGCAGGCTCGACCCGCTGCGCGTGCAGAAGTGGGCGCGCGCGCTGCATGGCGGGCGCGAGATTGACGGCGATACGGCTCACGCCTGA
- a CDS encoding aspartate kinase, producing the protein MWVVKIGGSLSHDPALREWLTRLWEVGGGRVVIVPGGGDFADAVRQYQREWRFDDLAAHNMCLLAMAQYAILMQGVLPELVLASNEERIRRALRDGRVAVWVPTDLIRTTPDSMTNWDTTSDSLAAWLSTTLNAERLLIVKSCDVGTQAPLETLAASGIVDKRFPAYVKDANYLVEVFNKGDASIMRDRLLAFQA; encoded by the coding sequence ATGTGGGTGGTCAAGATCGGGGGAAGCCTGAGCCACGATCCCGCGCTGCGCGAGTGGTTGACGCGGCTTTGGGAAGTGGGCGGCGGGCGCGTCGTGATCGTGCCGGGCGGCGGCGATTTCGCGGACGCGGTGCGTCAATATCAGCGCGAATGGCGCTTCGACGATCTCGCGGCGCACAACATGTGCCTGCTCGCGATGGCGCAGTACGCGATCCTCATGCAAGGCGTGCTGCCCGAACTCGTGCTGGCATCGAACGAAGAGCGGATTCGCCGCGCACTGCGCGATGGTCGCGTGGCTGTATGGGTGCCGACCGATCTCATCCGCACGACGCCCGATTCCATGACGAACTGGGACACGACATCCGACAGCCTTGCCGCATGGCTTTCGACGACGCTCAACGCGGAGCGCCTCCTGATCGTCAAGTCATGCGACGTGGGAACGCAGGCGCCGCTCGAAACGCTGGCGGCAAGCGGTATCGTGGACAAGCGCTTTCCCGCTTACGTGAAGGACGCGAATTATCTCGTCGAAGTGTTCAACAAGGGCGATGCGTCCATCATGCGGGATCGCCTGCTCGCGTTTCAGGCGTGA
- a CDS encoding hydantoinase/oxoprolinase family protein, with amino-acid sequence MTTRGGIATVFGWDVGGAHVKVSMVSAGALADVAQWACPLWQGIAHLERVIDCVFERWPQAADACARHAVTMTGEMVDLFADRAEGVRMLTGAISRRLGARTLFYGGERNWLARSACADGWRKVASANWLATAEWVATRMDHALLVDIGSTTTDIVPIVAGRVAARGTNDAERLASGELVYQGVVRTPLCGVAHRIAFRGESTGVMNEWFATTADVYRLTGELWAGHDQHASADNGPKTEAASCARIARMIGRDAIDASADEWRRFALQWRDEQLRAIEANLHRVSAQHAALASAPVVGAGCGRFLAAALAQREARGYVDFARLAGVSSADAQCAQWASTCAPSVAVALLAASPIEAVNIERG; translated from the coding sequence ATGACGACGCGCGGCGGCATCGCGACGGTCTTCGGCTGGGACGTTGGCGGCGCGCACGTCAAGGTGTCGATGGTCAGCGCGGGCGCGCTCGCCGATGTCGCGCAATGGGCGTGTCCGCTGTGGCAAGGCATCGCGCATCTCGAACGCGTCATCGACTGCGTCTTCGAGCGCTGGCCGCAAGCCGCCGATGCGTGCGCGCGTCACGCCGTCACGATGACAGGCGAAATGGTCGATCTCTTCGCGGACCGCGCAGAAGGCGTGCGCATGCTCACAGGCGCCATCTCGCGACGGCTCGGTGCGCGCACGCTCTTTTATGGCGGCGAGCGCAACTGGCTCGCGCGTTCCGCATGCGCGGACGGCTGGCGCAAAGTGGCGTCCGCGAACTGGCTCGCCACGGCCGAATGGGTCGCGACGCGCATGGACCATGCATTGCTCGTCGATATCGGCAGCACCACGACGGACATCGTGCCGATCGTCGCGGGCCGCGTCGCCGCGCGCGGCACGAACGATGCCGAGCGTCTCGCGAGCGGCGAACTCGTGTATCAGGGCGTCGTGCGAACGCCGTTATGCGGCGTCGCGCATCGCATCGCGTTTCGCGGCGAAAGCACGGGCGTCATGAACGAATGGTTCGCGACGACGGCGGACGTCTATCGTCTGACAGGCGAGTTGTGGGCCGGCCACGATCAGCATGCGAGCGCGGACAACGGACCGAAGACCGAGGCCGCGAGTTGCGCGCGCATCGCACGAATGATCGGACGCGATGCAATCGATGCGAGCGCCGACGAATGGCGGCGTTTCGCGTTGCAGTGGCGCGATGAACAGTTGCGCGCAATCGAAGCGAATCTGCATCGCGTGAGCGCCCAGCACGCGGCGCTTGCGAGCGCGCCTGTCGTCGGTGCGGGATGCGGACGCTTTCTCGCGGCGGCGCTCGCGCAAAGAGAGGCGCGCGGTTACGTCGATTTCGCGCGTCTTGCAGGCGTGTCCTCAGCGGACGCGCAATGCGCGCAGTGGGCATCGACGTGTGCGCCGAGTGTCGCGGTGGCGTTGCTTGCGGCATCGCCGATAGAAGCGGTCAACATCGAACGAGGATAA